In one window of Candidatus Limnocylindrales bacterium DNA:
- a CDS encoding family 1 glycosylhydrolase, translating into MRADSRIPTAGPIQLWAGVECTVNRIGDRWLNQIARSGHDTRETDLDVIAALGVTALRQPVLWELVAPDGNLAAADWSWTDRRLERLRELGVRPIVGLLHHGSGPGHTSLLDPMFPAKLAAFAAAVGERYPWVDAYTPINEPLTTARFSALYGLWYPHSKDPASFARALVHQIRGIALSMRAIREIHPSARLVQTEDLGTISSTAALRYQADFENERRWLSYDLLFGRFGCEHPIRWILDDVDPRVLEQLQAEPCPPDVVGLNYYVTSDRHLDERLDRYPAHLHGGNGRHRYADIEAVRVADSAIAGHARTLQLAWERYGRPVALTEVHMDGTRADQLRWLDEAWSGANVARSAGADVVAVTAWALFGSFDWNSLVTRDDGYYESGAFDLRNPGRMPRATALVDMLSALGRGQRFEHPLLAQHGWWRRASRVIAFGETERALQEDSPLAQVDGDCELATRECAARDDFPLAGTERARRDAQPLLITGRTGTLGSAFARLCEHHGIATVVLGREELDIADIRSVRRTFERYQPWAVVNAAGYVRVDDAERDLARCFRENVEGPANLAEVCRLYGARFLTFSSDLVFGGEKISPYVERDAPAPLNAYGRSKAEAERRVLCVLPSALVIRTSAFFGPWDDYNFLANALTQWRCGNPVEADDSQMVTPTYVPSLVAVCLDLLVDGESGLWHISNPDPVTWKDLAATLADLTGHPRDMIVAPRIRPCVARRPRYSALASERGTFLPSLEVCLQRFLDERTREDFAARALAAC; encoded by the coding sequence ATGCGAGCTGACAGCCGGATTCCGACCGCCGGCCCGATCCAGCTGTGGGCCGGCGTCGAATGCACCGTGAACCGCATCGGTGACCGGTGGCTGAACCAGATTGCGCGCTCCGGGCACGACACCAGGGAAACCGATCTCGACGTCATCGCGGCGCTCGGTGTGACGGCGCTGCGCCAGCCTGTGCTCTGGGAGCTCGTGGCGCCGGACGGAAACCTCGCCGCAGCGGACTGGAGCTGGACCGATCGCAGGCTCGAGCGTCTTCGCGAGCTCGGCGTGCGGCCGATCGTCGGTCTCCTCCACCACGGCAGCGGGCCGGGTCATACCAGCCTGCTCGATCCGATGTTTCCGGCGAAGCTCGCCGCCTTCGCCGCGGCTGTCGGCGAGAGATACCCGTGGGTCGACGCGTACACGCCGATCAACGAGCCCCTGACGACGGCGAGATTCAGCGCGCTCTACGGACTGTGGTACCCGCACTCGAAGGATCCGGCCTCGTTCGCGCGCGCTCTCGTGCACCAGATTCGTGGCATCGCGTTGTCGATGCGCGCAATCCGCGAGATTCATCCGTCTGCGCGCCTGGTTCAGACCGAAGATCTCGGCACGATCTCGAGCACCGCCGCACTCCGGTACCAGGCCGACTTCGAGAACGAGCGCCGTTGGCTCAGCTACGACCTTCTGTTCGGACGCTTCGGATGCGAACATCCGATCCGCTGGATTCTCGATGATGTCGATCCTCGCGTGCTCGAGCAGCTCCAGGCCGAACCGTGCCCGCCAGACGTCGTCGGCCTCAACTACTACGTCACCAGTGACCGTCATCTCGACGAGCGGCTCGACCGCTACCCGGCGCATCTCCACGGTGGCAACGGCCGGCATCGCTACGCCGACATCGAAGCGGTACGCGTCGCCGACTCCGCGATCGCCGGACATGCACGGACCCTGCAGCTTGCGTGGGAGCGCTACGGCCGGCCGGTGGCGCTGACCGAAGTGCACATGGACGGCACGCGCGCCGACCAGCTGCGCTGGCTCGACGAGGCATGGAGCGGCGCGAATGTTGCGCGCAGCGCGGGTGCCGACGTCGTCGCGGTCACCGCGTGGGCGCTCTTCGGCTCGTTCGACTGGAACTCGCTCGTCACGCGCGACGACGGATACTACGAATCCGGAGCGTTCGACCTGCGCAACCCCGGCCGGATGCCTCGTGCGACAGCGCTCGTCGACATGCTGTCGGCGCTCGGCCGCGGACAGAGGTTCGAGCACCCACTGCTTGCGCAGCACGGATGGTGGCGGCGAGCATCGCGGGTCATCGCGTTCGGCGAAACCGAGCGCGCGCTTCAGGAGGATTCCCCGCTCGCTCAAGTCGATGGTGATTGCGAGCTCGCCACACGCGAATGCGCAGCGCGCGACGATTTCCCGCTGGCCGGCACCGAGCGCGCGCGGCGCGACGCCCAGCCGCTCCTGATCACCGGGCGTACCGGAACGCTCGGCAGCGCCTTTGCACGCCTGTGCGAGCATCACGGCATCGCCACAGTCGTGCTCGGGCGCGAGGAGCTCGACATCGCCGACATCCGCTCGGTGCGGCGGACGTTCGAACGCTACCAGCCATGGGCCGTCGTCAATGCCGCTGGCTATGTGCGCGTCGACGACGCCGAACGCGACCTGGCCCGCTGCTTCCGCGAGAACGTCGAAGGTCCGGCCAACCTCGCCGAGGTGTGCCGCCTCTACGGCGCGAGGTTTCTTACGTTCTCGAGCGACCTCGTCTTTGGCGGAGAGAAGATTTCGCCGTATGTCGAGCGCGACGCGCCGGCGCCGCTGAATGCCTACGGCCGCAGCAAGGCCGAAGCCGAAAGGCGCGTGCTTTGCGTGCTGCCGTCGGCGCTGGTCATCCGGACGAGCGCGTTCTTCGGCCCGTGGGACGATTACAATTTCCTTGCGAATGCGCTCACGCAGTGGCGATGCGGAAATCCGGTCGAGGCCGACGATTCCCAGATGGTGACGCCGACGTACGTGCCGAGCCTGGTCGCGGTCTGTCTCGACCTGCTCGTCGATGGTGAAAGTGGCCTCTGGCACATCTCGAACCCGGATCCCGTAACATGGAAGGATCTCGCCGCGACGCTGGCCGATCTGACCGGGCACCCACGAGACATGATCGTTGCGCCTCGCATTCGCCCGTGCGTGGCGAGGCGTCCGCGCTACAGCGCGCTCGCCAGCGAACGCGGCACGTTCCTTCCGAGTCTCGAAGTGTGCCTGCAGCGCTTTCTCGACGAGCGCACGCGCGAAGATTTCGCCGCGCGCGCCTTGGCGGCCTGCTGA
- a CDS encoding AAA family ATPase, which translates to MSVCAGCETDNPDRFRFCGECGAPLAAPAAGAPAGGEGERRQLTILFCDLAASTEIAHRLDPEEWRDVMRAYRETCAEVVSACGGHVAQYAGDAVKVYFGYPHAHADDAVRAVRAALALVGAMSRLHERLPMIAERLYVHVGIHTGLVVTGDLAGETHDRNVAVGNTPNIAARLQALAEPDEVLVSNATRRLVEGRFDLEDRGAHILKGIGAPVGVFRVVGESAAAGGFEQAAPSGLTPLTGRERELGVLVDRFEQARNGRGQVVLISGESGIGKSRLLHAFRAAVSRKAEAPREAVEEDHRWLVCRCYSHTQSSALFPIIQLIQQEIGFETGDSPEVRLEKLRKSLAADAQAGPEATAIFASLLSLPLPKTSAIAGQSAELQKRLTTDALLGWLQALASRQPLVIVVEDLHWADPSSLDILRLVLNRIDNLPILTLLARRPENSFPLAVRANVREIRLSRLTPDDIGRIVDALTSGRGLPREVVEQIVAKTDGVPLFIEELVKMVLESGLLVEKNGTFSLSGSLPPLAIPSTLQDSLMERLDRLGTAKEVAQLAAVIGREFSDQMLQAVSGKDDATLQQALDRLVVAGLIHSQSATTHVFKHALVQEAAYHSLLKSRRQLIHRQVADTLANRFRDIVFTQPELLAHHYTAAGLAEPAVQYWLRAGQRAAKRSAFREAVVHLRRGLEVLASMPETDEQMHTQRMRYELQLQVSLGDALIAVIGYGAPQVGEAYGRAREICQQFGEEPQLGFVLGGVWVYYLIRAEYRTALELAQQLMRLAEKLPMPLLIAGAHTALGSTLLNLGDIQAARVHLEKAVEHGERDQLVLASDLRVSGLCFLANALVALGEIDEAMRRADEALARARDLGKPFFLANALTQSAWVRQLARDVDGAGQAADEAVALCTEQGFPYWQTFCLMTQGWVLVERGSTDEGLGCMMRSQSAAHESGTERFASGRLATLAEGYLHADRFDDALATLERAFSHVERTGERFCEAELHRLRGEVLTRCGGGESLEQAMECFRTALAVSRRQGAKLWESRAAMSLERLRPGHAAEAEL; encoded by the coding sequence ATGTCCGTCTGCGCCGGCTGCGAAACCGACAACCCGGACCGCTTCCGTTTCTGCGGCGAATGCGGCGCACCGCTTGCTGCGCCGGCCGCCGGCGCGCCCGCGGGCGGCGAAGGCGAACGTCGCCAGCTCACCATCCTGTTCTGTGACCTTGCCGCTTCGACCGAGATCGCGCACCGGCTCGATCCGGAGGAATGGCGCGATGTGATGCGCGCATATCGCGAGACATGCGCCGAGGTCGTCAGTGCCTGCGGCGGCCACGTCGCCCAGTACGCGGGCGACGCCGTCAAGGTGTACTTCGGCTATCCGCACGCGCATGCCGACGATGCCGTGCGCGCCGTTCGCGCAGCTCTTGCGCTGGTCGGTGCGATGTCACGCCTGCACGAGCGACTGCCGATGATCGCCGAGCGCCTCTACGTTCACGTCGGCATTCACACGGGGCTCGTGGTGACCGGCGACCTCGCAGGCGAGACGCACGACAGGAACGTCGCGGTCGGCAACACGCCGAACATCGCGGCGCGGCTCCAGGCGCTCGCCGAACCCGACGAAGTGCTCGTCAGCAACGCGACTCGCAGGCTGGTCGAAGGCCGCTTCGACCTCGAAGACCGCGGCGCGCACATCCTGAAAGGGATCGGCGCGCCGGTCGGAGTGTTCCGGGTGGTCGGCGAGAGCGCGGCGGCCGGAGGGTTCGAGCAGGCCGCCCCCTCCGGCCTTACTCCTCTGACCGGTCGTGAGCGCGAGCTCGGCGTGCTCGTCGATCGCTTCGAACAGGCCAGAAACGGGCGCGGACAGGTCGTCCTGATCTCCGGAGAATCCGGAATCGGAAAATCCAGGCTGCTCCATGCATTCCGTGCAGCCGTTTCGCGCAAAGCCGAGGCTCCGCGCGAAGCCGTCGAAGAGGATCACCGCTGGCTCGTGTGCCGCTGCTACAGCCACACGCAGTCGAGCGCGCTGTTTCCGATCATCCAGCTCATCCAGCAGGAGATCGGCTTCGAGACCGGAGATTCACCCGAGGTTCGGCTCGAAAAACTGAGGAAATCGCTGGCGGCCGACGCACAGGCCGGACCCGAGGCAACAGCGATCTTCGCGTCGCTTCTTTCGCTGCCGTTGCCGAAGACGAGCGCGATTGCCGGCCAGAGCGCGGAATTGCAGAAGCGGCTGACGACGGATGCGCTGCTCGGATGGCTGCAGGCGCTCGCGAGCCGGCAACCGCTCGTCATCGTCGTCGAAGACCTTCACTGGGCCGACCCGTCGTCACTCGACATCCTGAGGCTCGTGCTCAATCGCATCGACAACCTGCCGATCCTGACCTTGCTCGCGCGCCGGCCGGAGAACTCGTTTCCGCTGGCGGTGCGGGCGAACGTGCGCGAGATCCGGCTGTCGCGTCTGACGCCCGACGACATCGGCCGCATCGTGGACGCGCTGACATCCGGACGCGGGCTTCCGCGCGAGGTCGTCGAGCAGATCGTGGCCAAGACCGACGGCGTGCCGCTGTTCATCGAAGAGCTCGTCAAGATGGTCCTCGAGTCGGGACTGCTCGTCGAGAAGAACGGAACGTTCTCGCTTTCCGGATCGCTTCCGCCACTGGCGATTCCGTCCACGTTGCAGGATTCGCTGATGGAGCGTCTCGACCGGCTCGGAACTGCCAAGGAGGTCGCGCAGCTGGCTGCCGTGATCGGTCGCGAGTTCAGCGACCAGATGCTGCAGGCGGTCTCCGGCAAGGACGATGCAACGCTGCAGCAGGCGCTCGACCGACTGGTCGTTGCGGGACTGATTCACTCGCAGAGCGCGACCACGCATGTCTTCAAGCACGCGCTGGTCCAGGAGGCGGCGTACCACTCGCTGCTCAAAAGCCGCCGCCAGCTGATTCACCGGCAGGTCGCCGACACTCTCGCCAATCGCTTCCGCGACATCGTCTTCACGCAGCCGGAGCTGCTCGCTCACCACTACACGGCGGCGGGTCTTGCGGAACCGGCCGTCCAGTACTGGCTGCGGGCCGGCCAGCGCGCGGCCAAACGCTCGGCATTTCGCGAAGCGGTCGTCCATCTGCGACGCGGCCTCGAGGTCCTGGCCTCGATGCCCGAAACCGACGAGCAGATGCACACGCAGCGAATGCGCTATGAGCTCCAGCTTCAGGTTTCGCTCGGCGACGCGCTGATCGCCGTCATCGGTTACGGCGCGCCGCAGGTCGGCGAAGCGTACGGTCGCGCTCGAGAGATCTGCCAGCAGTTCGGCGAAGAGCCGCAGCTCGGCTTCGTGCTGGGAGGGGTGTGGGTCTACTACCTGATCCGCGCCGAGTACCGGACGGCACTCGAGCTTGCCCAGCAGCTCATGCGGCTCGCCGAAAAGCTGCCGATGCCGCTGCTCATCGCCGGCGCGCACACGGCGCTCGGCTCGACGCTGCTCAACCTCGGTGACATCCAGGCGGCACGCGTACACCTCGAAAAAGCCGTCGAGCATGGCGAGCGCGACCAGCTCGTGCTCGCAAGCGATCTGCGCGTGTCGGGCCTCTGTTTTCTCGCCAACGCGCTCGTCGCGCTCGGCGAGATCGACGAGGCCATGAGACGCGCCGACGAAGCGCTCGCCCGCGCACGCGATCTCGGCAAACCTTTTTTCCTTGCCAACGCGCTCACCCAGTCCGCATGGGTTCGCCAGCTTGCGCGCGACGTGGATGGAGCCGGACAGGCCGCCGACGAAGCGGTCGCTCTTTGCACCGAGCAGGGATTTCCGTACTGGCAGACGTTCTGCCTGATGACGCAGGGCTGGGTGCTCGTCGAGCGCGGGAGCACCGACGAAGGGCTCGGCTGCATGATGCGCAGCCAGTCGGCGGCGCACGAGTCCGGCACCGAGCGCTTCGCAAGCGGGCGGCTCGCGACGCTTGCCGAAGGATACCTGCACGCCGATCGTTTCGACGACGCGCTGGCGACTCTCGAGCGCGCATTCTCGCATGTCGAGCGCACCGGCGAGCGCTTCTGCGAGGCGGAGCTGCACCGGCTGCGCGGCGAGGTTCTCACGCGATGCGGCGGCGGCGAGTCGCTCGAGCAGGCGATGGAGTGTTTCCGGACCGCGCTCGCTGTCAGCCGGCGCCAGGGTGCAAAGCTATGGGAGTCTCGCGCGGCAATGAGTCTCGAGCGGCTTCGGCCGGGGCACGCGGCGGAAGCGGAGCTGTAA
- a CDS encoding phospholipase D-like domain-containing protein: protein MSVPTSDEVALYAAVAFCLLSVILVLVVWSVRRHLSPELDIECGSPIDELIPSLAGLTLSTPVAGNSVAVLENGAYFGVLLERIRSAKRSVHLETFLWKEGELGRRVADALSERARSGVQVRVLVDAIGSSGIGKAAVTQMELSGCRVARFHEKSIRNIGVINDRDHRKLVVIDGCEAFVGGHCIVDHWLGNAEDKDHYSDISVHLHGPIVHSVQAAFSENWAGETGELFVGDDVFPKLEAAGDVLIHAAYSKPGGSAPAVKILHHTVICLARKRIWIQNPYFIPEPEAIDAFGEAVKRGVDVRVLMPATSGSDNPMVQHAGHRNFEKLLRCGVRLFEYPDTLLHQKVMTVDGVWAAVGSSNFDDRSFETNDELTLGICDAATAGKIDSVFEKYEPLSSEIDLETWSRRGLLHKLHDHAVYMINELL from the coding sequence ATGAGCGTGCCGACATCCGACGAAGTGGCCCTGTACGCTGCGGTCGCGTTCTGCCTGCTGTCGGTGATCCTCGTGCTCGTCGTGTGGTCGGTGCGGCGCCATCTCAGCCCGGAGCTCGACATCGAGTGCGGATCGCCGATCGATGAGCTCATTCCGTCGCTGGCCGGTTTGACGCTGAGCACCCCCGTCGCAGGCAACAGCGTTGCCGTGCTCGAAAACGGCGCCTACTTCGGCGTGCTGCTGGAACGGATCCGGTCGGCGAAACGCTCCGTTCATCTCGAAACCTTTCTGTGGAAAGAAGGCGAACTCGGCCGGCGTGTTGCGGACGCGCTGTCGGAGCGCGCGCGATCCGGCGTCCAGGTGCGAGTGCTCGTCGATGCCATCGGCTCCAGTGGAATAGGCAAAGCCGCCGTGACGCAGATGGAGCTGTCGGGCTGCCGCGTCGCGCGCTTTCACGAGAAGTCGATCCGCAACATCGGCGTCATCAACGACCGCGATCACCGCAAGCTCGTCGTCATCGACGGTTGCGAGGCGTTCGTCGGCGGCCACTGCATCGTCGACCACTGGCTCGGCAATGCCGAAGACAAGGATCACTACTCGGATATCAGCGTGCATCTGCACGGCCCGATCGTGCACAGCGTGCAGGCGGCGTTCAGCGAGAACTGGGCCGGCGAGACCGGCGAGCTGTTCGTGGGCGACGACGTGTTCCCGAAGCTCGAAGCGGCCGGCGACGTGCTGATCCATGCTGCCTACTCCAAGCCCGGAGGATCGGCGCCGGCGGTCAAGATCCTGCATCACACGGTCATCTGCCTCGCGCGAAAGCGCATCTGGATCCAGAATCCGTATTTCATCCCCGAGCCCGAGGCGATCGACGCGTTTGGAGAAGCAGTGAAGCGCGGAGTCGACGTGCGCGTGCTGATGCCGGCGACCAGCGGCTCGGACAACCCGATGGTCCAGCACGCCGGACACCGCAACTTCGAGAAGCTCCTGCGCTGCGGCGTGCGGCTGTTCGAATATCCCGACACATTGCTGCACCAGAAGGTGATGACCGTGGACGGCGTATGGGCGGCGGTCGGCTCCAGCAACTTCGACGACCGATCGTTCGAAACCAACGACGAGCTGACGCTCGGCATCTGCGATGCAGCCACCGCCGGCAAGATCGATTCGGTGTTCGAGAAGTACGAGCCGCTGAGCAGCGAGATCGATCTCGAGACCTGGTCACGGCGCGGGTTGCTCCACAAGCTGCATGACCACGCGGTTTACATGATCAACGAGTTGCTCTGA
- a CDS encoding endonuclease/exonuclease/phosphatase family protein, translating into MIRSRLLTTAAARLGVLMLAVLATQAGINRAGSASIDSAGRVARDNAAGAWSLDPPIASSIAVQFSHGVRVVTYNIHSGLGPAFSLWQSRAAVERNLREIAGDILGSAPRGHAVDVVALNEVDFGSRRSGWIDEAAFVADELKQRSGEVYDIVRGQTWERNFPGREVRFGNALLVRLPILAASECLLSARTCDGAPSNDDLPSLRPTGLGRLVSEERGAIKVTVLAGGQPVDVVVTHLDAFSEDLRERQATHLLRRFIDPARSTIVLGDLNAVDASLAGRRPYFRAERTVDILTSGSLADARTTYAAVHAPLSQDWATYPAEAPALPLDAVLASPDLVPEEMAVIGRGASDHRGLAALLVRNAGVTAPLPPRAPAEAARDSLPRETPIALHPGAG; encoded by the coding sequence ATGATCCGATCGAGATTGCTTACGACAGCTGCCGCGAGGCTCGGCGTTCTGATGCTTGCTGTGCTCGCGACTCAGGCGGGGATCAACCGCGCGGGCAGCGCAAGTATCGATTCCGCTGGGCGCGTCGCTCGTGACAACGCGGCAGGCGCGTGGTCGCTCGACCCGCCGATTGCATCATCTATTGCCGTTCAGTTTTCCCACGGCGTGCGCGTGGTCACCTACAATATCCACAGCGGGCTGGGCCCCGCGTTTTCGCTATGGCAGTCGCGCGCGGCCGTGGAGCGCAACCTGCGCGAGATCGCCGGCGACATCCTGGGTTCGGCGCCGCGCGGCCATGCCGTCGACGTCGTGGCACTGAATGAAGTCGATTTCGGCTCGCGACGAAGCGGCTGGATCGATGAAGCCGCTTTTGTCGCGGACGAACTGAAGCAGCGCAGCGGCGAAGTCTACGACATCGTGCGCGGCCAGACGTGGGAGCGGAATTTTCCCGGCCGCGAGGTCCGCTTCGGCAACGCGCTGCTGGTGCGGCTGCCGATCCTCGCGGCGAGCGAATGCCTTCTCAGCGCTCGCACGTGCGACGGCGCGCCTTCGAATGACGACCTTCCGTCGCTGCGGCCGACCGGTCTCGGGCGGCTGGTGAGCGAAGAGAGAGGCGCCATCAAGGTTACCGTGCTCGCCGGCGGGCAACCGGTGGACGTTGTCGTCACGCACCTCGACGCATTCTCGGAAGATCTGAGAGAACGGCAGGCAACGCACCTGCTGCGCCGCTTCATCGATCCCGCACGCAGCACCATCGTTCTCGGCGATCTCAATGCGGTCGACGCGTCGCTTGCAGGCCGGCGACCTTATTTCCGCGCCGAGCGAACGGTGGACATCCTGACGAGCGGCTCGCTGGCCGATGCCCGGACAACGTACGCCGCCGTCCACGCGCCCCTATCACAGGATTGGGCAACCTATCCGGCCGAGGCTCCTGCGCTGCCGCTGGATGCGGTGCTTGCTTCGCCCGATCTCGTTCCCGAGGAGATGGCCGTCATCGGCCGCGGCGCGTCCGATCATCGCGGGCTCGCCGCCCTGCTCGTGCGGAACGCCGGCGTTACAGCTCCGCTTCCGCCGCGTGCCCCGGCCGAAGCCGCTCGAGACTCATTGCCGCGCGAGACTCCCATAGCTTTGCACCCTGGCGCCGGCTGA
- a CDS encoding glycoside hydrolase family 2 TIM barrel-domain containing protein: MTSEELDRYGRGYPRPQLRRAEWQSLNGTWDFAIDATSARGRSDVEWTHKIVVPFSPETERSGIANTGFYDACWYRTRFACTRPAPDKRVLLHFGAVDWRCTVWINDVKVGEHEGGYTPFHFDITDALVESSEQVVVVRAEDDPSDLEKPRGKQDWQLDPHSIWYPRTTGIWQTVWTEVVPAVRIDRLVWTSSLERWECGLAAWILCEGPDCGLKVSVSLACGDKLLARDVYEVVSKEVHRRMAFSDPGIDDFRNELLWSPRNPRLLEAEIRLLSPAGETIDLIRSYTALRAVSLEGDRFVLNGRPYFLRMALDQGYWPDSGLTAPDDNAFVRDIRLARAMGFNGVRKHQKVEDPRFLYWADRLGILVWEEMPSAYRFTRTAITRLTREWERVLARDQSHPCIVAWVPINESWGVPNLPQSAVERHYVEALYHLTKTFDATRPVVGNDGWESVATDIVGVHDYESNPERLRHRYHGDRMLPHVLHQERPGGRRLVVGERPHADHPVVLSEFGGVKLSRDPSTWGYSTSGDSEELARLYERLMEAVRSLGMLAGFCYTQFTDTYQEANGLLDAHRNPKFPIARIRAATIGPPGEAPIWFENALEERAIDDNGNSSQE, encoded by the coding sequence ATGACCAGCGAAGAGCTCGACAGATACGGGCGCGGCTACCCGCGGCCGCAGCTCCGGCGCGCCGAATGGCAATCGCTCAACGGCACGTGGGATTTCGCCATCGACGCCACCAGCGCCAGGGGCCGAAGCGACGTCGAGTGGACGCACAAGATCGTCGTTCCGTTCTCTCCGGAAACCGAACGCAGCGGAATCGCGAATACCGGATTTTACGACGCATGCTGGTACCGCACGCGCTTCGCATGCACGCGGCCCGCTCCCGACAAGCGCGTGCTGCTCCACTTCGGCGCCGTCGACTGGCGGTGCACCGTGTGGATCAACGACGTCAAAGTCGGCGAGCACGAAGGCGGATACACGCCGTTTCACTTCGACATCACCGATGCGCTCGTCGAATCCTCAGAGCAGGTGGTCGTCGTGCGCGCCGAAGACGATCCATCTGATCTCGAGAAGCCGCGCGGAAAACAGGACTGGCAGCTCGATCCGCATTCGATCTGGTATCCGCGCACGACCGGCATCTGGCAGACGGTGTGGACCGAGGTCGTACCGGCGGTACGAATCGACCGGCTCGTCTGGACTTCGAGCCTCGAGCGCTGGGAGTGCGGACTGGCCGCCTGGATCCTCTGCGAGGGACCGGATTGCGGCCTCAAGGTGAGCGTATCGCTTGCGTGCGGCGACAAGCTGCTCGCGCGCGATGTCTACGAGGTCGTCTCGAAAGAGGTTCATCGCCGCATGGCGTTCTCCGACCCCGGCATCGACGACTTTCGTAACGAGCTGCTGTGGAGCCCGCGCAACCCGCGGCTGCTCGAGGCCGAGATCCGGCTGCTGTCGCCGGCAGGCGAGACGATCGATCTCATCCGCTCGTATACGGCGCTGCGGGCCGTATCGCTCGAAGGCGACCGTTTCGTGCTCAACGGTCGTCCGTACTTTCTGCGCATGGCTCTCGACCAGGGATACTGGCCGGATTCCGGACTGACAGCTCCGGACGACAACGCGTTCGTCCGCGACATCCGCCTGGCGCGCGCGATGGGTTTCAACGGCGTGCGCAAGCATCAGAAGGTGGAAGATCCACGTTTTCTCTACTGGGCCGACCGGCTCGGGATCCTCGTGTGGGAAGAAATGCCGAGCGCCTATCGCTTCACGCGAACGGCGATCACGCGACTGACGCGCGAATGGGAGCGGGTTCTTGCCAGGGATCAATCCCACCCGTGCATCGTCGCGTGGGTTCCGATCAACGAGTCGTGGGGCGTGCCAAACCTTCCGCAGAGCGCCGTCGAGCGGCATTACGTCGAGGCGCTCTATCACCTGACCAAGACGTTCGACGCCACGCGGCCGGTCGTCGGCAACGACGGCTGGGAAAGCGTCGCGACCGACATCGTCGGCGTGCACGACTACGAATCGAATCCCGAGCGCCTGCGGCACCGCTATCATGGCGACCGCATGTTGCCGCACGTGCTGCATCAGGAGCGTCCCGGCGGACGCCGCCTCGTGGTCGGAGAACGCCCGCACGCCGACCATCCGGTGGTGCTGTCGGAGTTCGGCGGCGTGAAACTCTCGCGCGATCCTTCGACATGGGGCTATTCGACGAGTGGAGACTCCGAAGAGCTCGCCAGGCTCTACGAACGATTGATGGAGGCGGTTCGTTCGCTCGGGATGCTGGCGGGCTTCTGCTACACGCAATTCACCGACACGTATCAGGAAGCCAACGGGCTGCTCGACGCGCACCGCAATCCCAAGTTTCCGATCGCGCGCATCCGTGCCGCGACCATCGGTCCGCCCGGAGAAGCACCGATCTGGTTCGAAAACGCGCTCGAGGAGCGCGCGATCGACGACAACGGGAATTCGTCGCAGGAATGA